From the Halorhabdus utahensis DSM 12940 genome, one window contains:
- the malQ gene encoding 4-alpha-glucanotransferase, which translates to MSFDRQSGVFLHLTSLPSPHGIGDLGDGARTFLDFLERAEQSLWQFCPVTPTRGVHGHSPYASPSAFAGNPLLVDLTALVERGWLDEETLENPPGDPRTVQYDTVTDFKRERLSAAFDGFEASAEADDRAAFEAFREREATWLRDYTLFTALKAAYDGVPWPEWPADLAGRDPPALEAARETHAEAIRYHAFVQWLFDEQWRALRAAADERGISLVGDLPIYVAWDSADVWANPEAFELDDEGGPTAVAGVPPNPGDDGQRWGNPVYDWETLRAEDYGWWRDRLDRLLSLVDIARIDHFKAFDEYWAIPADADDPAAGEWRPGPGADFFETIRAELGELPFVVEDLGFLDESMVALRDRFEFPGMRVPQYADWCREGHRYKPTVYPDHCVGYTSTHDTDTAVGFYEKLSAEQRDCLEYALATDGDSIAWDLIEAVWHSDAALAMTTVPDLLERGSDARLNQPGTGEGNWTWRVTADELDADTADRLAAVTRASLR; encoded by the coding sequence ATGTCCTTCGACCGGCAAAGCGGCGTTTTCCTGCATCTCACCTCGCTGCCCAGCCCGCACGGGATCGGCGACCTCGGTGACGGCGCGCGGACGTTTTTGGACTTCCTGGAGCGTGCCGAGCAATCGCTGTGGCAGTTCTGTCCCGTCACGCCGACCCGTGGCGTCCACGGCCACTCGCCGTACGCCTCTCCCTCGGCGTTCGCCGGCAACCCGCTCCTCGTCGACCTGACCGCCCTCGTCGAACGGGGATGGCTCGACGAGGAAACACTCGAGAACCCGCCGGGCGACCCACGTACAGTCCAGTACGACACTGTGACTGATTTCAAGCGTGAACGTCTCAGCGCGGCCTTCGACGGGTTCGAGGCGAGCGCCGAGGCGGACGACCGGGCGGCCTTCGAGGCGTTCCGTGAGCGCGAAGCCACGTGGCTCAGGGACTATACCCTGTTCACCGCGCTGAAAGCGGCCTACGACGGGGTGCCCTGGCCCGAGTGGCCGGCCGACCTCGCCGGACGCGACCCTCCGGCACTCGAGGCCGCGCGGGAGACCCATGCCGAGGCGATCCGGTATCACGCGTTCGTCCAGTGGCTCTTCGACGAGCAGTGGCGCGCGCTGCGGGCGGCGGCCGACGAGCGTGGTATCTCACTCGTCGGCGACCTCCCGATCTACGTCGCCTGGGACTCGGCGGACGTCTGGGCGAACCCCGAGGCCTTCGAACTCGACGACGAGGGGGGGCCGACCGCGGTCGCGGGTGTCCCGCCGAATCCCGGCGACGATGGTCAGCGCTGGGGCAACCCGGTCTACGACTGGGAGACGCTCCGGGCCGAGGACTATGGCTGGTGGCGCGACCGGCTGGACCGACTGCTCTCGCTGGTTGATATCGCCCGCATCGACCACTTCAAGGCCTTCGACGAGTACTGGGCCATCCCGGCCGACGCCGACGACCCTGCCGCCGGCGAGTGGCGACCCGGACCCGGCGCGGACTTCTTCGAGACGATCCGGGCCGAACTCGGGGAGTTGCCGTTCGTCGTCGAGGATCTGGGCTTTCTCGACGAGAGCATGGTTGCACTCCGGGATCGCTTCGAGTTTCCGGGGATGCGCGTCCCGCAGTACGCCGACTGGTGTCGGGAGGGCCACCGCTACAAACCGACGGTCTATCCGGACCACTGCGTCGGCTACACGTCGACGCACGACACGGACACTGCGGTGGGATTCTACGAGAAGCTCTCGGCCGAGCAACGCGATTGCCTCGAATACGCGCTGGCGACCGACGGGGATTCGATCGCCTGGGATCTGATCGAGGCCGTCTGGCACTCCGACGCGGCCCTGGCGATGACGACAGTGCCGGATCTGCTCGAACGCGGGAGCGATGCCCGACTGAACCAGCCGGGTACCGGCGAGGGCAATTGGACCTGGCGGGTGACTGCCGACGAACTCGACGCGGACACCGCTGATCGGCTGGCAGCAGTCACGCGCGCGTCCCTC